A genome region from Arthrobacter agilis includes the following:
- a CDS encoding SDR family NAD(P)-dependent oxidoreductase: protein MGESATVVITGASSGIGRATARLYADDGARLVLAGRDAGTLEAVAAECRDRGARVVAVPTDVSSEADVDRLAETAVEHFGGIDVWVGNASLYSFGTFEQTPSEVFDRLVEVNLLGQVYGARAALRVFRRQGRGVLVSVASVYSRITSPLVSPYVTSKFGLLGFLEVLRMELRDAPDIHVCAVLPATIDTPIHQHAANYTGRPVRPLPPVADPVRVARAIVRVSRRPRRLTQVGRVQSLFVYARALAPAVYEPVVARVYVALALKGGSMPEASGNVFRADREATGVTGGWRVLPWLRRGPGRRGR, encoded by the coding sequence ATGGGTGAGTCGGCGACAGTGGTCATCACGGGAGCATCCAGTGGTATCGGGCGGGCGACGGCTCGCCTGTATGCCGACGACGGCGCCCGGCTCGTCCTGGCCGGACGGGATGCGGGGACGCTGGAGGCCGTCGCGGCCGAATGCCGCGACCGGGGGGCGAGGGTCGTCGCCGTGCCCACCGATGTCTCCTCGGAGGCCGACGTCGACCGTCTGGCCGAGACCGCCGTCGAGCATTTCGGCGGCATCGACGTATGGGTGGGCAATGCCTCCCTCTACAGCTTCGGTACGTTCGAGCAGACGCCCTCGGAGGTGTTCGACCGGCTCGTCGAGGTGAATCTGCTGGGCCAGGTGTACGGGGCGCGTGCAGCCCTGCGGGTGTTCCGGCGCCAGGGCCGCGGTGTCCTGGTGTCGGTGGCGTCCGTCTACTCGAGGATCACCTCACCCCTCGTGAGCCCCTATGTGACGAGCAAGTTCGGGCTCCTCGGGTTCCTCGAGGTGCTGCGCATGGAGTTGCGCGATGCGCCGGACATCCACGTCTGCGCCGTCCTGCCGGCCACCATCGACACCCCCATCCACCAGCACGCCGCGAACTACACGGGCCGGCCCGTGCGTCCGCTCCCACCGGTCGCGGACCCGGTCCGCGTGGCACGCGCGATCGTCCGTGTCTCCCGCAGGCCCCGGCGGCTCACGCAGGTGGGGCGCGTCCAGTCGCTGTTCGTCTACGCCCGGGCCCTGGCCCCCGCCGTCTACGAGCCGGTCGTGGCCCGCGTATACGTGGCACTCGCCCTGAAGGGCGGGTCGATGCCCGAGGCATCCGGGAACGTGTTCCGCGCCGATCGGGAGGCCACCGGGGTCACGGGCGGCTGGCGGGTTCTGCCCTGGCTCCGGCGTGGGCCGGGGCGCCGGGGCCGGTGA